The Thermoproteota archaeon DNA window CCATGTCTAAGGTTCCTTTACTGACCACAATCATCAGCCTCTTGGCCAACTCAATCACCTAGAGGTCTGATCATATGATTTGAATAACAGGTATAGCACGAGCGTCTAGGAACTCTAGAATCCTCAAGCGCGCGCGGGCCATAATAGAGTACCTGAGGGTGAACCCCGGCGCTTACCTGAGGCAGATGTCCAGAGATTTGGGGATGAGTCTGGGAAGCCTGAGGTGGCATCTCAATGTCCTCGAGAGGAGCGGCCTCGTCTGGGAGAGGAGGAAGGGAAACATGATCGAGTTCTACTTGTCTGATGTTTTCTAATCCTCTCTAGGTAAATTTAAACACCTTTCCCACGGCCAGTTGTGCAAAACCCCTTCCATATGCTCTTCTGAACGCGCACTCCGCTGGTAGACCTGTGCAGTGACCGGTGATTACCTGTTCCACACCCAAGTCTCGGAGGGCCCTGACAGTAGCCTCTATCCTCTCTTCAGAGGCACTGACGAGGTGGAAGCCTCCCATCACCGCCCTGACCGGGCCGGCTATTTCCAGTGCCCTCTTCACTATGTTCACCACTCCCGCGTGGGAGCATCCGGTTAGCACCACAGATCCCCCTCTCAGCTTCACGATGAGGGAGACATCATCCATTATGGGATCTCTAACCAGTCTCCCATCGACATCCACCGTGTAGGTCTCAATGGTCATCTCCCTTTCTAACTCAGAGGTTCTGGGAATCTCCCCAGTCGTCACAACCCCGGACACTATTTCAATAGGATCGCGGGTCAGGAGGAACCTCGCACCCAGTCCTTCAAGCTCTTCCCTAGTGAAGGGTATACCTATCTCTCTCAGGGGCAGGACGAAGTTCGGTCTGAAGAGGTCCGGATGTGATATGATCGTGATCTCCCTGTTCAGATCTGTCAGGAGACCTCTGAGGCCTCCTGTGTGGTCGTAATGCCTGTGCGAGAGGACTACTGCTTTAACTCTCGATACATCTTGGCCCAGCAGCCTGAGGTTGTGTTCGATGGGTTCCCAGCTGTTTCCGGTGTCGAAGAGGATCTCATGAACCTGCTCACCGGAGCGGACCTTTAGTAGGAAGGATATGCCATGCTGAGCCCAGAACATGCCTGAAGCATGCTCTTCTGCCAACACGCAAACTTCGAGCCTATCAACGGTTCCCCCAGATAATCCCGACATAAACTAGAGGAGAGGGTGAAAAATATACGCTTTCACCACTGGAAGTCATCCCACGGGACGTCTTGATTCTCGCAGGCCTTCCCGTTGAATATTATCTCAAGTATTTCACCAGCAGAGCGGGCGAATGCCTCCACATCTCCTGTCTCATCCTCCCTGATGGCCAAGACCACTACATCGCACCCATTCTCATCCTCCAAGGAGACATAGCATTCCTTGTCCATGACCTCACTCAGCTCTGGCTCCTCATCCTCCAGATCTATCCTCTCTATCCTGGCGTACCACCTGCCGCACTCGTATATTATCGCATTTACTCCTAGGAACTTGGCCAACGGGGTGAGGTTCTCCATTATCACCCTCCTGAGTTCCTCGGGCCCTAGCTGGAGGAAATCGTAGGGATCCTCCTTTATTCTCTGGGAGAAACGATCCCAGTTGAGCCCTATTTGCTCCACTTCGTCCATTTGCCCTCAGCTCCCACTCAGGGTGGAGAGTAATAAGTGTTTTGTTTTTCGGGCGCGAATCCATTTGAGGAAGCACCGCTGGAAGTCATATGGGGGTTCAGGTTCCTCAGACCTCGGATATGAGGGTGTCCACAGTCGGTCTAGGCACTTCTCAGTTCAGAGATTCTTTGGGACATGAGAAGTAGAGGTAGCTGACAATGGTGGAGAGGGGTGCATATCTCCGGGGGTGTGGGGTCTCCGATGTTGCAACCCACACTCCATCTCCTCCTGACGCAGAGGTCAGGACTCTTGGACCTCCTTCCATACTTTCATGAGCTTAGCATGATCCTCCTCCGTGAGCAGCGGTACATACCAAGTTCTATCCTTGATGTTGGCGGGGTATATCTCGGGATCGCTGAGGACTTTCTCTATAAGAGGTTTGGCGTCTTTCACTGGACTCATGTACTTTACGTAAAGCGAGTTGACGGCTGCTACAGCTGGGTCCAGCAAGAAGTTTATGAAGAGATGGGCCGCCTCGGGATGGGGAGCGTCCTTTGGTATCAGCATATTATCAGTCCATCTAGTCCCTCCCTCCTCCGGTATTCCAAATTGGACCTTGTCGGCGAGTTCTGGATGTTCCTCGGTCCTCAGGAGAGCTATGTCACCGTTATAGGCTTGAGCTACATCTATGCTTCCCTCGGCAAAGCCCCTGTAATACTCGCTTGTTCCTCCGTAGCCAGCCAAATAGGGCTTCTGCCTGATCAGTACTTCCTTCACCTCCTCCATCGTCTTATCACTCCAGTCATAGGGGTCCTTACCTAAGTAGGCCTTGGTAGAGAGGACGACTTCCATGGCCTCCTCCAGCATCATCACCCTCTTCCCATGCTTCTTCAAGAAGTCCAGCTCTGGATCGAATATCTGCTTGAGGGTGGTCACACCTTTAGGGACGAAGTCTGACCTCCATGAATAAGCCGTTATGCCCCACATGTAAACTACACTGTACTCGTTATCTGGATCGAATGGGGGATGCAGGAAATCCGGATCCACGAACCTCAGGTTGGGTATAAGGGACTTGTCCAGTCTCCTGACAAATCCCTTACTTATAGCAAGAGCAGCTTCCGCGTCTGGGAGAACTACCAAGTCATATCCGCTACCTCCAGCCGCTATTTTGGAGAAAGGTTCTGAAGGATCCTCGAAAACATCATACACCAATTTCTTCCTATCCATACCCACCTCTTTGGCGAATATGTCTAGGAGTAGCTCTTGGATGTAATAGGACCAGTTATACACCTTGAGCGCCTCTACTCTGTGGGAACCCTCCTGTATTTTGGAAGCGACCTCTTTCCCACTGACACCTTCCATCCCGCTCTTCCTTATTGGTAATCCCACTAGAGATCCCACTGCGAAGCCAGCAGCGCCTGCTATAGCTATCTTAAGGAACTCACGTCTCTGCATAGTGAGAATTCATGACCTGAATTTTATTAGTCTTGCGTGCTCTCCAAACTAATCCAACCCGCTCGCGGACAAATCCTATTGTTTTTTCTCCATCAAAATAGAAAAATATAGGTGTGTAGAGAGGAGTATCGATGTCATAGCCAAGAAAGTGGATGGGTGGAGTCGAGGCAAGATGTTTTTCTTCGCATCTCTTATTGGAGGGGGCGATGAGGTGGCGAAGGGGCGCGGAGTCATGAAGACGCAGTGCCGATCCGAGCCCCCTTAGGGGTGATCCCATGATCTTGCTGACCGGATTCGAGAGCTGGGATGACGTTCCCTCCAATCCCACCAGTGAACTTGTAGAGCAGCTCGTGAGAAATGAAATAGTGGGTGAAGTTCTGCCAGTCTCGTTCAGGAGGGCAGGCGAGAGGCTGGAGAAGCTCATAAAGGAACTCAGGCCTGAGGCCGTGCTTAACCTCGGTCTTGCGCCTGAGAGACCCGTTATCAGGGTTGAGAGAATCGCAATAAACCTGATAGATGCGAGAATCCCGGATAACGATGGAGAGCAGCCAGTAGATGTGCCCATAGATCCGGATGGGCCTCCATGCTACTTCTCCACGCTACCGACTAGGGAGCTAGTGGGGGCCTTGAGGGGGGAGGGCATACCCGCTTTTCTGTCGTACTCGGCCGGGACGTATCTGTGCAACTATGTCATGTACAAGACGCTGAGGACACTGGATATCGTGGGCCTCAGGGTACCGGCTGGCTTCATCCACATCCCATACTCCTCCGAGATGGCCTCGAAGATGAACAAACCAGTCCCTAGCCTGCCCCTATCCACTATAAAGAGGGCTATCCAGATAGCGTTGAATGTGATCACCTCCTCTTCCCGAGCTTGAGCTTCATCAGCTTCGCTAGGGCCCGGGCCTCGTGAACCCTCCTCCTAGAGAGGAACCACTCAAGGGCCTCCTCAGCCTCCTCCTTGGTGAGGGGGTTCTGCTTGAGGAACTCCTGTAGGCCCTCCTTCACAACCTCGTATCTCTGTCCGTCGCTCAGCTTCCTGAAGCCCCTGAACCTCCCAGTCACATTGAGATAGTGATGAGCCTTCTTAGCCCACTCACTCATCCCTCCTTGGGGGGTGAGGCCTACCTAATTAGGTTGCCCCTCGCTTCTCTGCCCTGTCTCCTCAGCAGGTAAAGCGCTGTAAACAGAGAGGTGATTATCACAACCAATGTGACGGCCATCGGGACGTACTCATATTCTATTTCCGTCGATCTATTTTCTCCAACGTTGGAAAGGGCTTTTACCACGTCTTCAAGCTTTTCAGGGGTGCTCCTTGGTTCGAGCGGTGATGGGATGTTTATCCAAGATATGCCCGTTTCCTCGGCCATTTCCACTGCTTTCTTGTTGAGAGGGGTCTGCGCATTCCCTACCAATACCATGACCCCTATCTCGCCAGAGAGGGCCTTCCTCCTAATCTCCGCTAGCTCTGGAGGCGTCGCTGGCACCCCCCTCTCCTTAAGGAGCAGGTACCTCACCTTCACCCCGGCCCATTCCACCGCGTACTGGGCGACTGGGCTCACGGCGACAGCTGACAAGTTTAGATGAGGTGCTTCCTTCTTTATCTTCAGAATCCTCTCCCTTATCAGATCATACCTCTTCATGTACTGAGAGGCGCACTCGGGGTTCTCCCTAGCCATTATCTCGCTCAGACGCCCCATTAACTTGAGGTAATTATCTGGATCATAGATGGGCATGTGATAGTTAGGCTGCTTAGTTGCTGGATTCGTCAGGATCTTGAGTCCCAGCTTGGGAATCTCCACTAGCTCCGCTTTTATTTCACCTGAGGCGACCTTTTCCCTGATGAGCCTCTCGAAGGGAGTATGGGCTGTTGATACTACGATGTCTGCCTCCTTTAACAAGTTTACATCCTCCGGCTTGAGCTCGTAGTCGTGCGGATCGACTCCGGGTGGTACGAGGGACACCACCCTATCGGAGGGGCATGCTAAGAGATCCACATCATACTTCAGGTTGGAGAAGGTCACGATCACGTTGAGGCCTCTAGGTGAGCCCTCAGCCGATTGAACCGCCAGTGTCAGAGCCAGCAGTAGTAACAGAGCGCCCGCCCTCATCGCCCTTTAGTTTGTGCACTTCTTTATATTTGATATACCCAGTTTGTGCACGATGAGCGCGCTGACCTTGGAGGTGAGGGGACTCGAGGTAAGCTACGATGATGAGGAGATATTCTCTAACGAAAGCTTTAGACTCGAGGGACCCGGTCTAGTGGTGGTGATGGGTCCCAATGGCGCTGGAAAGACCACCCTGTTCAAGGCGCTCTTAGGACTAATACCCGCTAAAGGAAAAGTCCTAGTCAATGGAGAGGACGTGACTGGCAAGCCAGAGAGGGCCGGCAGGCTCATAGGATACGTCCCCCAGTGGAAGGGAGAGGACTATAGCTTTCCGGTCAGCGTCAGGGAGATAGTCGAATCGGCCATAGCCCTGAGAAGGAGGCCTCCCAGGCTCTCCTTCCCAAAGAACGAGAGGGGGAGGATAGAGTCTGCCCTCAAGAGGGTGGGAGTCGATTATATAGCAGGCAAACCGCTATCAGAGCTGTCAGGAGGCCAGAGACAGAGGGTCTTCATAGCTAGGGCCCTAGTGTGGGACCCATCCATCCTAATAATGGATGAGCCCCTCACTGCGGTGGATCCAATGGGAAGGGTGGATTTGGTCAGGATGATAAAGGAGATGTCCTCATCCAAGCTGGTGATGGTTAGCAGTCACGACCCAAGCATGTTCCTCGACAGGGCCAAGTTGATTATGGTCGTGAACAGGGGGATAGTAGCGCTTGGCCCGCCCGATCAGGTCATAAAGGAGGAGCTGCTTAGCAAGGTTTACGGGAGGAGCGTCTTCATAGTTGAGAAGTGCGTCCACGTGGTGGATGGCTATGCCGTTTGAACTGATGCTGGACCCTAGGTGGGTCATAGTAGTGGGCCTCGCCTCCATTGTCTACGGGGTGCTTAGCCCCGTGGTGGTGGCGAGGAGGCTCCTCTTCCTAGCTGGGGCCCTTCCACATTCTGCTCTTCTCTCGGCCCTCCT harbors:
- a CDS encoding zinc ABC transporter substrate-binding protein, which produces MRAGALLLLLALTLAVQSAEGSPRGLNVIVTFSNLKYDVDLLACPSDRVVSLVPPGVDPHDYELKPEDVNLLKEADIVVSTAHTPFERLIREKVASGEIKAELVEIPKLGLKILTNPATKQPNYHMPIYDPDNYLKLMGRLSEIMARENPECASQYMKRYDLIRERILKIKKEAPHLNLSAVAVSPVAQYAVEWAGVKVRYLLLKERGVPATPPELAEIRRKALSGEIGVMVLVGNAQTPLNKKAVEMAEETGISWINIPSPLEPRSTPEKLEDVVKALSNVGENRSTEIEYEYVPMAVTLVVIITSLFTALYLLRRQGREARGNLIR
- the pcp gene encoding pyroglutamyl-peptidase I, which produces MILLTGFESWDDVPSNPTSELVEQLVRNEIVGEVLPVSFRRAGERLEKLIKELRPEAVLNLGLAPERPVIRVERIAINLIDARIPDNDGEQPVDVPIDPDGPPCYFSTLPTRELVGALRGEGIPAFLSYSAGTYLCNYVMYKTLRTLDIVGLRVPAGFIHIPYSSEMASKMNKPVPSLPLSTIKRAIQIALNVITSSSRA
- a CDS encoding metal ABC transporter ATP-binding protein; amino-acid sequence: MSALTLEVRGLEVSYDDEEIFSNESFRLEGPGLVVVMGPNGAGKTTLFKALLGLIPAKGKVLVNGEDVTGKPERAGRLIGYVPQWKGEDYSFPVSVREIVESAIALRRRPPRLSFPKNERGRIESALKRVGVDYIAGKPLSELSGGQRQRVFIARALVWDPSILIMDEPLTAVDPMGRVDLVRMIKEMSSSKLVMVSSHDPSMFLDRAKLIMVVNRGIVALGPPDQVIKEELLSKVYGRSVFIVEKCVHVVDGYAV
- a CDS encoding spermidine/putrescine ABC transporter substrate-binding protein, yielding MQRREFLKIAIAGAAGFAVGSLVGLPIRKSGMEGVSGKEVASKIQEGSHRVEALKVYNWSYYIQELLLDIFAKEVGMDRKKLVYDVFEDPSEPFSKIAAGGSGYDLVVLPDAEAALAISKGFVRRLDKSLIPNLRFVDPDFLHPPFDPDNEYSVVYMWGITAYSWRSDFVPKGVTTLKQIFDPELDFLKKHGKRVMMLEEAMEVVLSTKAYLGKDPYDWSDKTMEEVKEVLIRQKPYLAGYGGTSEYYRGFAEGSIDVAQAYNGDIALLRTEEHPELADKVQFGIPEEGGTRWTDNMLIPKDAPHPEAAHLFINFLLDPAVAAVNSLYVKYMSPVKDAKPLIEKVLSDPEIYPANIKDRTWYVPLLTEEDHAKLMKVWKEVQES
- a CDS encoding winged helix-turn-helix transcriptional regulator, with protein sequence MEYLRVNPGAYLRQMSRDLGMSLGSLRWHLNVLERSGLVWERRKGNMIEFYLSDVF
- a CDS encoding MBL fold metallo-hydrolase produces the protein MLAEEHASGMFWAQHGISFLLKVRSGEQVHEILFDTGNSWEPIEHNLRLLGQDVSRVKAVVLSHRHYDHTGGLRGLLTDLNREITIISHPDLFRPNFVLPLREIGIPFTREELEGLGARFLLTRDPIEIVSGVVTTGEIPRTSELEREMTIETYTVDVDGRLVRDPIMDDVSLIVKLRGGSVVLTGCSHAGVVNIVKRALEIAGPVRAVMGGFHLVSASEERIEATVRALRDLGVEQVITGHCTGLPAECAFRRAYGRGFAQLAVGKVFKFT